One region of Qipengyuania gaetbuli genomic DNA includes:
- a CDS encoding ABC transporter permease — MADASRLPLWRAAMVIARRDFRAILFSKAFLFFLLGPIFFGAISVMAGALGAKAAESADPPRLAVVLIEEEGAAFAAAHARLEDAVSLPEIAVVGADELREADRLLSDTSRNFGAVLTGTLEAPELSGTQERIDRWRGQVALLAAEARGGQTAELPQVALKPTATSVATIRSAQTATATGAITLLFLLTMLLAGMVLSNLVEEKANKIIEILAAAIPMDAVFYGKLFAMLGVSFVGIAVWGGLAGTILWLGSSALGPVPTPAVGWPLFVVLFVTYFATAYLLIGSVFLTIGSMAPTVRDVQTLSMPATILQLAVFFLATYALSDAGSPVELFAVIFPVSSPYAMVARAAQSPVLWTHLAAIAWQLLWVGIFVKVGSGLFRKLVMKSGAGGKTKKAWFGIGRAARG, encoded by the coding sequence ATGGCCGATGCAAGCCGTCTTCCGCTGTGGCGCGCAGCCATGGTCATCGCCCGCCGCGATTTCCGCGCGATCCTGTTTTCCAAGGCCTTCCTGTTCTTCCTGCTCGGCCCGATCTTCTTCGGGGCGATCAGCGTGATGGCTGGCGCGCTCGGTGCAAAGGCGGCGGAAAGCGCCGACCCTCCGCGCCTCGCGGTAGTCCTGATCGAGGAGGAAGGCGCCGCCTTCGCCGCCGCTCATGCTCGGCTGGAGGATGCGGTCTCGCTGCCGGAAATCGCAGTGGTCGGGGCGGACGAACTTCGCGAGGCCGACCGCCTGCTTTCTGACACATCGCGCAATTTCGGCGCGGTGCTGACCGGCACGCTCGAAGCGCCCGAACTGTCGGGCACGCAGGAACGGATCGACCGCTGGCGCGGGCAGGTAGCCTTGCTCGCCGCCGAAGCCCGGGGCGGCCAGACCGCGGAATTGCCGCAGGTTGCACTGAAGCCCACGGCCACCAGCGTCGCCACCATTCGCAGCGCCCAAACGGCCACTGCGACCGGAGCCATCACGCTGCTGTTCCTCCTTACGATGCTGCTCGCTGGCATGGTGCTGTCGAACCTGGTCGAGGAGAAAGCCAACAAGATTATCGAAATCCTCGCCGCCGCCATCCCGATGGATGCCGTGTTCTACGGCAAGCTGTTCGCCATGCTCGGCGTCAGCTTCGTGGGCATCGCGGTGTGGGGCGGTCTCGCCGGCACGATCCTGTGGCTCGGCAGTTCGGCGCTCGGACCTGTTCCGACGCCTGCGGTGGGATGGCCGCTGTTCGTGGTCCTTTTCGTGACCTATTTCGCCACCGCTTACCTGCTGATTGGCTCGGTCTTCCTCACCATCGGTTCGATGGCGCCGACCGTGCGCGATGTGCAGACGCTCTCGATGCCGGCAACCATCCTCCAGCTCGCGGTCTTCTTCCTCGCGACCTACGCGCTGAGCGATGCAGGCTCGCCGGTCGAGCTCTTCGCCGTAATCTTCCCCGTGTCCTCGCCCTACGCGATGGTGGCGCGCGCGGCGCAGTCACCCGTACTTTGGACGCATCTTGCCGCAATCGCGTGGCAACTGCTGTGGGTCGGCATTTTCGTGAAGGTCGGCTCGGGCCTGTTCCGTAAGCTGGTCATGAAATCGGGAGCCGGCGGAAAGACGAAAAAGGCATGGTTCGGCATCGGGCGAGCGGCCAGGGGCTGA